From the Equus przewalskii isolate Varuska chromosome 19, EquPr2, whole genome shotgun sequence genome, one window contains:
- the LOC103542924 gene encoding olfactory receptor 2B2-like, whose protein sequence is MWINNQSSLDDFILLGFSDRPWLETPLFVIFLVAYIFALFGNISIILVSHLDPQLDSPMYFFLSNLSFLDLCYTTSTVPQMLVNLRGPEKTISYGGCVAQLYIFLALGSTECTLLAVMAFDRYVAICKPLHYPIIMNQRHCIYMATGTWISGFANSLVQSTLTVLAPRCGQRVMDHFFCEVPVLLKLACTDIHINEAEFNVLGALLILVPLTLILGTYVFIAQAVMRIRSAESRWKAFNTCASHLLVVSLFYFTAISMYVQPPSSYSRDRGKIMALFYGIVTPTLNPFIYTLRNKDVKAALRRVVAKEFWVKTR, encoded by the coding sequence ATGTGGATCAACAATCAGAGCTCACTAGATGATTTTATCTTATTGGGATTTTCTGACCGACCCTGGCTGGAGACACCACTCTTTGTAATCTTTCTGGTGGCTTACATCTTTGCCCTATTTGGAAATATCTCCATTATCCTAGTTTCCCACCTGGATCCCCAACTTGACAGtcccatgtatttttttctctctaatctcTCTTTTCTGGACCTCTGCTATACTACTAGTACTGTCCCACAGATGCTAGTCAACCTTAGGGGACCAGAAAAGACCATTAGCTATGGTGGCTGTGTTGCCCAGCTCTATATTTTTTTGGCCTTGGGTTCTACTGAATGTACACTTCTGGCTGTCATGGCCTTTGACCGATACGTTGCTATTTGCAAGCCTCTTCACTACCCCATCATCATGAACCAGAGACACTGTATCTACATGGCCACTGGGACCTGGATTAGTGGTTTTGCTAACTCCCTTGTGCAGTCTACTCTCACAGTCTTGGCCCCAAGATGTGGACAGAGGGTGATGGACCATTTCTTCTGTGAAGTGCCTGTTCTTTTGAAACTAGCTTGTACTGATATTCACATAAATGAAGCTGAGTTCAATGTGCTAGGGGCTTTGCTAATTCTGGTGCCCCTCACCCTCATCCTGGGCACTTATGTGTTCATTGCTCAGGCAGTAATGAGAATCCGGTCTGCTGAAAGTCGCTGGAAGGCCTTTAATACCTGTGCTTCACACTTGCTGGTGGTCTCCCTCTTCTACTTTACAGCCATCAGTATGTATGTGCAGCCTCCCTCTAGCTATTCTCGTGACAGGGGGAAGATCATGGCTCTCTTCTATGGAATTGTCACACCTACACTCAATCCATTTATCTATACACTGAGGAACAAGGATGTGAAAGCTGCCCTGAGAAGGGTAGTGGCTAAGGAGTTTTGGGTCAAAACAAGATGA
- the LOC103542923 gene encoding olfactory receptor 14J1, which translates to MANLTSTSGFLLMGFSDDRKLQILHALLFLVTYLLALIGNLLIITITTLDYRLHSPMYYFLKHLSLLDLCFISVTVPQSIANSLMNNGYISLGQCILQVFFFIALASSEVAILTVMSYDRYVAICQPLKYETIMDPHACRQAVIAVWIAGGLSGLVHTAVNFSLSLCGERVIHQFFCDVPQMLKLACSSEFINEIAVAAFTTSTAFICLISIVLSYVHIFSAVLRIPSAEGRTKVFSTCLPHLFVVTFFLSAAGFEFLRPPSNSQSAMDLMFSIFYTVIPPTLNPIVYSLRNEAMKAALRKVLSKEEFSQRKMYLKALCKL; encoded by the coding sequence ATGGCCAACTTGACCTCAACGAGTGGATTCCTCCTCATGGGGTTTTCTGATGACCGTAAGCTTCAGATTTTACATGCACTGCTGTTTTTGGTGACATACCTGCTGGCCTTGATAGGCAACCTCCTCATTATCACCATAACTACCTTGGATTATCGCCTCCATTCCCCCATGTATTACTTCTTGAAGCACCTCTCTCTTCTGGACCTCTGCTTCATCTCTGTCACAGTCCCTCAGTCCATTGCAAATTCACTTATGAATAATGGTTACATTTCCCTTGGTCAATGCATTCTTCAGGTTTTCTTCTTCATAGCTCTGGCCTCGTCAGAAGTGGCCATCCTCACAGTGATGTCTTATGACCGGTATGTAGCCATTTGTCAACCACTGAAATATGAGACCATTATGGATCCCCATGCTTGTAGGCAGGCAGTGATAGCTGTGTGGATTGCTGGAGGCCTCTCTGGGCTCGTGCACACAGCAGTTAACTTCTCCCTATCTCTCTGTGGGGAGAGAGTCATTCACCAATTCTTCTGTGATGTTCCTCAGATGCTGAAACTAGCCTGTTCTTCTGAATTCATTAATGAGATTGCAGTGGCTGCATTCACAACCTCAACAGCATTTATCTGTTTGATCTCCATTGTGCTTTCCTATGTTCACATCTTCTCTGCTGTGCTGAGAATCCCATCAGCTGAGGGCCGGACCAAAGTCTTCTCTACCTGCCTGCCACACCTATTTGTAGTCACCTTCTTCCTCTCAGCTGCAGGCTTTGAGTTTCTAAGGCCCCCTTCTAATTCTCAATCAGCCATGGACCTCATGTTCTCCATATTCTATACTGTGATACCTCCAACACTCAATCCAATTGTCTATAGTTTACGGAATGAAGCTATGAAGGCAGCTCTAAGGAAAGTACTGTCAAAAGAAGaattttctcagagaaaaatgtatttaaaagccCTTTGTAAACTCTAA